The Dioscorea cayenensis subsp. rotundata cultivar TDr96_F1 chromosome 19, TDr96_F1_v2_PseudoChromosome.rev07_lg8_w22 25.fasta, whole genome shotgun sequence genome includes a window with the following:
- the LOC120250390 gene encoding pathogenesis-related protein PR-4 — translation MEMSKKMVVVSVMVMVVVFGLLDDGVKAQQASNVRATYHYYNPSQNNWDLNAVSAYCATWDADKSLAWRQKYGWTAFCGPSGPTGQAACGKCLLVTNTKTNAQVTVRIVDQCSNGGLDLDWSVFQQIDTDGSGYAQGHLIVNYQFVDCGDN, via the exons atggAGATGAGTAAGAAGATGGTAGTTGTTTCAGTGATGGTTATGGTTGTGGTGTTTGGGTTGTTGGATGATGGTGTGAAAGCACAACAAGCAAGCAATGTGAGAGCCACATATCACTACTACAATCCATCACAGAACAACTGGGATTTGAATGCTGTGAGTGCATATTGTGCAACATGGGATGCTGACAAGTCTCTAGCTTGGAGGCAGAAGTATGGATGGACTGCTTTTTGTGGCCCTTCAGGGCCTACAGGTCAGGCTGCTTGTGGAAAGTGTTTGTTG GTGACTAATACTAAAACTAATGCTCAAGTAACAGTGAGAATAGTGGACCAGTGTTCTAATGGAGGCCTGGACTTAGATTGGAGTGTGTTTCAGCAGATTGACACTGATGGTAGTGGTTATGCTCAAGGTCATCTGATTGTCAACTATCAGTTTGTGGATTGTGGAGATAACTAG
- the LOC120250408 gene encoding TATA-box-binding protein 2-like, whose amino-acid sequence MAEPRLEAEQSVDLQTMHPPGVTVTLQNIVSTSNLCCKLDLKVIAQQARNAEYNPKRFAAVIMRIKEPRTTALIFASGKTVCTGAKSQEQSLLASRKYARIIQKLGFDVSFKEFKVQNIVGTCDVQFPIRLEGLACSHNHFCSYEPEIFPGLIYRMREPKTVLLIFVSGKVILTGSKSKADILRAFQQIYPVLSEFRKVPLPPSTQPYTS is encoded by the exons ATGGCTGAACCCAGATTAGAGGCGGAGCAATCTGTGGATCTTCAGACCATGCACCCACCCGGGGTTACTGTCACCCTTCA GAATATAGTATCAACAAGCAACTTATGTTGTAAATTGGATCTGAAAGTTATAGCTCAACAAGCTCGCAATGCAGAGTATAATCCCAAG agGTTTGCTGCAGTTATCATGAGGATAAAGGAACCAAGAACAACTGCGCTTATATTTGCTTCTGGCAAAACG GTGTGCACTGGAGCTAAGAGCCAAGAACAATCACTATTAGCATCAAGAAAG TATGCTCGTATTATTCAGAAGCTTGGATTTGATGTGAGTTTCAAG GAGTTCAAGGTTCAGAATATCGTCGGCACATGTGACGTTCAGTTCCCGATTAGACTTGAAGGCCTTGCTTGTTCCCACAATCATTTCTGCAGT TATGAACCAGAAATCTTTCCAGGCCTCATTTACAGAATGAGGGAACCAAAGACTGTGCTTCTTATCTTCGTTTCGGGCAAAGTTATACTGACAGGAAGCAAG TCAAAAGCAGACATTTTAAGAGCATTTCAGCAGATATATCCAGTCCTGTCAGAATTCAGGAAGGTTCCATTACCGCCATCAACACAACCATATACTTCTTAA
- the LOC120250389 gene encoding F-box/LRR-repeat protein 17: protein MLRQPAKGSAPPLPQPKCAVPKKRGSYNCGRCGLPKKGHVCSSDAPPPRSDSRLRRALSYDDLPEEVAETVGVKGEEVEEEDEWGMLVPLPGRCLVEVLRRLPLKELIGASAVCRGWKECVRRVWRSAEELRLRVSPRSQIGFVGSLLPKCSGLTKLVLTLESDVDATLLACVAFSCPNLEAFEISTAGTAANWMTGDELGRFVADKRCLTSLKVEGCTNLGSLNLSSSSLSILWLSDLYCMSKMVINCPILKELSLDFTRQENDSTDFISMMDSLGRTCPRLRNLHVASIKLSNEAVLALTSVDLRGLRMLSLVLGSKITDSSVAAIVSCYANIEMLDLSGSSISDNGIGMICNAFPQTLSRLLLALCPNITSSGIQFATAQLPYLQLIDCGMSLCDFSSRNDDLEDITEIEENQWGQKSNSRTHPIYQKLIIKHGRLKKLSLWGCSGLDALYLNCPELNDLNLNSCTNLHPERLLLQCPNLENIHASGCQDSLIEAIEDQVFNKLNTKENQLPSKRLADGSKRVQAPKFIQQQPSDDSKQKRPRLTQCSLHLDR from the exons ATGCTCCGCCAGCCAGCCAAAGGCTCAGCCCCTCCGCTGCCGCAGCCCAAGTGTGCTGTTCCCAAGAAACGCGGCAGCTATAACTGTGGCCGCTGTGGGCTTCCCAAAAAGGGCCATGTATGCTCCTCCGATGCACCGCCCCCGAGATCGGATTCTCGCTTACGGCGTGCTTTATCCTATGATGATCTGCCGGAGGAGGTCGCGGAGACGGTGGGCGTGAAAGgggaggaggtggaggaggaggatgagtgGGGAATGCTGGTGCCGTTGCCTGGGAGATGTTTGGTTGAGGTGTTGCGGAGGCTACCGCTCAAGGAACTCATAGGGGCGTCGGCTGTGTGCCGGGGATGGAAGGAGTGCGTCCGCAGGGTTTGGCGCTCAGCGGAGGagcttaggcttagggtttctCCCCGATCACAGATCGGATTTGTTGGATCGTTGCTTCCTAAGTGCTCTGGTCTCACAAAACTCGTCCTTACATTGGAAAG TGATGTTGATGCAACACTTTTAGCCTGCGTTGCATTTTCATGCCCCAATTTAGAAGCTTTTGAGATCAGCACTGCTGGCACTGCGGCTAATTGGATGACTGG GGATGAGTTAGGTCGATTTGTTGCTGATAAACGCTGCCTTACAAGTCTAAAAGTTGAAGGTTGCACCAATCTTGGCTCTCTCAATCTTTCCTCTTCAAGCTTGTCTATCCTTTGGCTTTCAGATTTATATTGCATGTCAAAGATG GTCATAAACTGTCCTATTTTGAAAGAGCTGTCACTTGATTTTACCCGGCAGGAAAATGATTCTACAGATTTTATTTCCATGAtggattctcttggaagaaccTGCCCAAGGTTAAGAAACTTGCATGTTGCATCAATTAAACTATCTAATGAAGCTGTGCTTGCACTAACAAGTGTTGATCTGAG GGGTTTGCGTATGCTCTCACTGGTTCTTGGTTCAAAAATCACGGATTCATCTGTTGCGGCAATTGTTTCTTGTTATGCTAACATCGAGATGCTTGATCTGAGTGG ATCCAGCATCAGTGACAATGGCATTGGAATGATATGCAATGCATTTCCGCAGACTCTGTCTAGGCTCCTCCTCGCTCTATGCCCTAATATTACCTCAA GTGGAATCCAATTTGCCACAGCCCAATTGCCATACCTTCAGCTTATTGACTGTGGAATGAGCTTATGTGATTTTAGTTCTCGAAATGATGATCTTGAAGACATCactgaaattgaagaaaatcagTGGGGCCAGAAGTCCAATTCGAGGACCCATCCTATTTATCAGAAACTAATCATTAAACATGGCCGGTTGAAGAAACTTAGTTTATGGGGTTGTTCGGGTTTAGAT GCCCTTTATCTCAACTGCCCAGAACTAAATGATCTGAATCTAAATTCCTGCACAAACTTACATCCAG AGAGGTTGTTGCTTCAGTGCCCTAATTTGGAGAATATTCACGCTTCAGGCTGTCAAGATTCATTGATTGAAGCCATTGAAGATCAg gttttcaataaattaaacacAAAGGAAAACCAACTCCCTTCCAAAAGGCTGGCTGATGGATCCAAGAGGGTTCAGGCACCCAAATTCATTCAACAACAG CCTTCTGATGACAGCAAGCAAAAGAGACCCAGGCTAACTCAATGCAGTTTACATCTCGATAGATAA
- the LOC120250630 gene encoding photosystem II reaction center W protein, chloroplastic-like: MATITTPTSIISSTITVPKAAAASSPSAILGLAGMRMRGGKVRCSSEKKEVARAGTGASLLAAAAVMGASNPVLALVDERMSTEGTGLSLGLSNNLLGWILFGVFGLIWALYTVYTSTLEEDEESGLSL; encoded by the exons atggCCACCATCACCACTCCAACTTCAATCATCTCAAGCACCATTACCGTGCCTAAGGCGGCCGCCGCGTCTTCTCCATCGGCAATCCTAG GTTTGGCtggaatgagaatgagaggtGGGAAAGTGAGATGCTCCTCAGagaagaaggaggtggcacgGGCCGGGACCGGTGCATCGTTGttggcggcggcggcggtgaTGGGTGCATCGAACCCGGTGCTGGCGCTGGTGGATGAGAGGATGAGCACAGAGGGGACTGGACTTAGCCTGGGACTCAGCAACAATCTGTTGGGATGGATACTGTTTGGTGTGTTTGGTCTTATATGGGCACTTTACACTGTGTACACATCCACTcttgaggaggatgaggagtCTGGTCTGTCACTTTGA
- the LOC120250629 gene encoding DNA-directed RNA polymerase III subunit RPC8 isoform X2 encodes MFCLSLLEHSLPVPPHLLNRPLADAIKGELERLFLDKVISNLGLCISVYDIRSIDGGFIVPGDGSATYKVVFRLVMFQPFVGEILSGKIERSDATGLHVSLGFFSDIFIPAHLIVQPSELEADGIWVWKYDGSELPLDLNEEIHFQVTNIKYPSIPAEQDENAKPFSPMEIVGTINGDGLGLLSWWAD; translated from the exons ATGTTTTGCCTGAGCTTGTTGGAGCACAGCCTGCCAGTGCCTCCGCACTTGCTCAACCGTCCTCTTGCCGACGCGATCAAGGGAGAGCTTGAGAGATTGTTCTTGGAcaag GTCATCTCGAATTTGGGGCTCTGCATCTCAGTCTATGACATTCGATCCATTGATGGTGGCTTCATTGTCCCAGGCGATGGCTCTGCAACGTATAAG GTCGTGTTTAGATTGGTTATGTTTCAGCCATTTGTTGGAGAGATACTCAGTGGAAAGATTGAAAGATCTGATGCTACTGGCTTACatg TGTCTTTGGGTTTCTTTAGTGACATCTTCATCCCTGCGCATCTGATTGTACAACCTTCTGAACT GGAAGCAGATGGCATATGGGTTTGGAAATATGATGGATCAGAATTACCGTTGGATTTGAATGAGGAG ATACATTTTCAGGtgacaaatatcaaatatcctTCCATTCCTGCCGAACAAGATGAGAATGCAAAGCCATTTTCCCCTATGGAGATAGTT GGCACCATCAATGGGGATGGATTAGGCCTTCTTTCTTGGTGGGCAGACTAG
- the LOC120250629 gene encoding DNA-directed RNA polymerase III subunit RPC8 isoform X1, whose protein sequence is MFCLSLLEHSLPVPPHLLNRPLADAIKGELERLFLDKVISNLGLCISVYDIRSIDGGFIVPGDGSATYKVVFRLVMFQPFVGEILSGKIERSDATGLHVSLGFFSDIFIPAHLIVQPSELEADGIWVWKYDGSELPLDLNEEIHFQVTNIKYPSIPAEQDENAKPFSPMEIVVSFPCIITSKILSFCQSLTYLASIGRAPSMGMD, encoded by the exons ATGTTTTGCCTGAGCTTGTTGGAGCACAGCCTGCCAGTGCCTCCGCACTTGCTCAACCGTCCTCTTGCCGACGCGATCAAGGGAGAGCTTGAGAGATTGTTCTTGGAcaag GTCATCTCGAATTTGGGGCTCTGCATCTCAGTCTATGACATTCGATCCATTGATGGTGGCTTCATTGTCCCAGGCGATGGCTCTGCAACGTATAAG GTCGTGTTTAGATTGGTTATGTTTCAGCCATTTGTTGGAGAGATACTCAGTGGAAAGATTGAAAGATCTGATGCTACTGGCTTACatg TGTCTTTGGGTTTCTTTAGTGACATCTTCATCCCTGCGCATCTGATTGTACAACCTTCTGAACT GGAAGCAGATGGCATATGGGTTTGGAAATATGATGGATCAGAATTACCGTTGGATTTGAATGAGGAG ATACATTTTCAGGtgacaaatatcaaatatcctTCCATTCCTGCCGAACAAGATGAGAATGCAAAGCCATTTTCCCCTATGGAGATAGTTGTAAGTTTTCCTTGCATTATTACATcaaaaattctttctttttgccAATCTCTAACTTATCTGGCATCAATCGGCAGGGCACCATCAATGGGGATGGATTAG